One stretch of Psilocybe cubensis strain MGC-MH-2018 chromosome 6, whole genome shotgun sequence DNA includes these proteins:
- a CDS encoding DDB1- and CUL4-associated factor 13, whose protein sequence is MERMFAKPLVDSLEGHIDAVEVLYRRPGSLTGVASGSWDGGIILHNLATRKPIAKIPQAHKGKRQGYASLRMVKGFLAAVSIPLNVFPGKLRLSEDQSIHLLTFPTSTETITSVRFNERIIGARKYRIRRDIHAVRYQDWKG, encoded by the exons atggaaaggatgTTCGCGAAGCCGCTTGTGGACAGTCTGGAAGGGCACATCGATGCTGTTGAGGTCCTGTACAGGCGACCTGGCTCCCTAACAGGTGTGGCCAGTGGAAGCTGGGATGGAG GAATAATCCTCCACAATCTTGCAACCCGAAAACCGATCGCCAAAATTCCCCAGGCGCACAAGGGAAAGCGTCAGGGCTATGCTTCTCTCCGgatggtcaaaggcttcttaGCTGCGGTGTCGATC CCTCTTAATGTATTCCCGGGAAAGCTGCGTTTAAGCGAGGATCAATCTATCCATCTTCTCACTTTCCCAACATCAACCGAAACTATCACATCTGTACGATTTAATGAGCGAATCATCGGTGCTCGCAAGTATAGGATCCGACGGGACATTCACGCTGTACGATATCAGGACTGGAAAGGCTGA
- a CDS encoding D-lactate dehydrogenase [cytochrome], mitochondrial, whose protein sequence is MITPQETPPARNLLVRTSIMPLWPSLCTGVRTWSRAAHVRGHCSAWRLATATATPRLYSTNTTSGHSASSHAEDKNVHRGGFGKAAVVIAVSVASGSLGFFLSEQNAKRNSSQSVPDSPKFGSPSDFKNAIDELHASLTPDAVSTDPEDLRHHGFSDNDYHPTMLHSVVVYPQSTEDVVKIVKIATKYRMPVIPYSGATSLEGHFRGHSVGGICVDVGRMDKVLEIHEEDSDLVCQPGAQWMDINEMLKKKGIPLFFPIDPGPGATVGGMLSTGCSGTNAVRYGTAKGEWFLNATVVLPSGEVIKTRSRSRKSAAGFDITKLFIGAEGTLGIVTELTIRLAPVLQTSVAVVQFPDVKSATAAATEVINQGLGIQCVELLDATSMRATNNYGMSIRKWPERDSLFFKFQGPSQASLKDTAKAVEKVVAKHSGTGFSFARNEKEAEDLWMDRKNIYWSALSLIEGSRGMATDVCVPVSKLPELVYETKKDLENVGILSSIVGHVGDGNFHALLLFTNDDELKIAQKAAARIVHRAIAMDGTCTGEHGVGIGKKKYLVEELGQGTVDLMKTVKRAIDPLGLFNPGKLYPESNLSGAKHHPDTNQK, encoded by the exons ATGATAACCCCCCAAGAGACGCCACCGGCAAGAAATCTCTTGGTTCGTACTTCCATCATGCCTCTTTGGCCCAGCCTTTGCACCGGTGTGCGTACATGGAGTCGCGCTGCTCATGTGCGTGGCCATTGCAGCGCCTGGCGACTGGCTACGGCGACAGCCACCCCACGACTCTATTCTACAAATACCACGTCCGGACATAGCGCGAGTTCGCACGCCGAGGACAAAAATGTGCATCGGGGAGGATTCGGGAAGGCGGCTGTGGTCATCGCTGTGTCTGTAGCAAGCGGAAGCTTGGGGTTCTTCTTGTCTGAGCAGAATGCAAAGCGGAATTCGTCGCAGAGTGTTCCTGACTCCCCCAAGTTTGGATCTCCTAGTGACTTCAAGAATGCTATTGACGAGTTGCACGCGTCTCTGACGCCTGACGCTGTGTCGACGGACCCTGAGGACCTCCGCCATCATGGATTCTCCGACAACGACTACCATCCCA CTATGCTGCATAGTGTTGTTGTATATCCGCAGTCGACAGAGGACGTGGTAAAAATTGTCAAAATTGCGACCAAATACCGCATGCCTGTAATACCCTACTCTGGAGCCACAAGTCTGGAAGGCCACTTCCGGGGG caTTCCGTGGGTGGTATCTGTGTAGATGTTGGCCGTATGGACAAAGTGTTGGAGATTCACG AGGAGGATTCCGACCTTGTGTGTCAACCAGGCGCACAATGGATGGATATCAACGAAATGCTCAAGAAGAAAG GGATTCCACTGTTTTTCCCT ATTGATCCAGGTCCGGGGGCCACAGTTGGCGGAATGTTGAGCACTGGATGCTCAGGAA CGAATGCTGTCAGATACGGAACTGCCAAAGGAGAGTGGTTCTTGAATGCG ACTGTCGTTTTACCTTCTGGCGAAGTGATCAAGACTCGGAGCCGATCCCGAAAGTCTGCCGCTGGATTCGATATCACGAAGCTCTTCATTGGAGCCGAAGGGACGTTAGGAATTGTAACAGAAC TGACCATCCGACTGGCTCCCGTGCTGCAGACTAGCGTGGCTGTTGTGCAATTCCCCGATGTTAAATCTGCCACGGCAGCTGCTACAGAGGTTATCAATCAAGGCTTAGGGATTC AATGCGTAGAGCTTCTGGACGCCACCTCTATGCGAGCGACCAACAACTACGGCATGTCTATACGAAAGTGGCCGGAACGTGATTCGCTCTTTTTCAAGTTCCAGGGACCATCTCAAGCCTCATTGAAGGACACTGCAAAGGCTGTTGAAAAGGTCGTGGCCAAGCACAGCGGCACAGGTTTCTCATTTGCGAGAAACGAGAAAGAGGCCGAAGATCTTTGGATGGATAGGAAGAATATATATTGGTCTGCCCTCTCATTGATTGAAGGCAGCAGAGGAATGGCTACCGATGTCTG TGTTCCTGTTTCCAAACTTCCTGAACTGGTGTacgaaacaaagaaagatcTAGAGAACGTTGGCATTCTTTCATCAATTGTCGGTCATGTCGGAGACGGGAACTTCCACGCCCTTTTACTTTTCACAAACGACGATGAGCTCAAGATTGCCCAGAAGGCTGCAGCTAGGATTGTACACAGGGCTATAGCAATGGATGGAACTT GCACCGGAGAACATGGTGTTGGTataggaaaaaagaaatatcttGTAGAAGAACTTGGTCAGGGAACAGTCGACCTCATGAAGACAGTCAAGCGAGCAATTGACCCTCTGGGGCTCTTCAATCCTGGAAAG CTGTACCCAGAATCAAACCTATCCGGAGCAAAACATCATCCTGACACGAACCAGAAGTAA